The DNA sequence GTTGACCATGCGCCTGGCGACGCGTACAGCCGTCGAAAACCGCGCGCCCAGTTCGCGCCGCGCGATTGCGTAGTCATCGCCTGGCGCCGCGAACACCAGCGCCTGGACATCGAGGGGGCGCCGCAGCCGCACGTAATACAAGGCTTTCTGGCATCCGGTGCTGTGCCCGATGAGGATAAATCGCCGGTAGCCGCGCGATCGTCCGAAGGCAATCGCGCTGTCGAGATCGAACCGACAATGCTCGAACACCTCGTCAGCGGTCTGATGCTCGGCGCCCCGATTGTTGAACGAAAGCACGTCGATGCCGCGGGCGGGCAACAGGCGGAGAAACGCCTTTTTGAATGCGGACCGGTAGAAATTGCTGTGCATGCCATGCACGAAAATGGCGAGAGTCGGACTGCGCCGATCGCTGCGCGCCCAGAAACCATCCAGCGGCCGTTTGCAGCCTTTGGCGCACAGTTCGACCAGCGCGCCGTCAATCTTCCGGTGTTGCATCTTGAGATCAGAGAATCCAGTCTGGCGGGGTGCTGTGGATCGTTCAATGCGAATAAACAGCCTCATTGTATCAACGTGGATCCTCTGCGCGGCGTGTGCATCCGCCCAGATCCCGCCGGATTTCGGGGAGACGTTTCAGCGCGTGGCATCGCTCGTCGACCGCGAGGACCTCACCGCGATGGACCTGGCAAGAGGCTCGATGGATGCTGCCCGCCTGATCGCCGTGGGTCCCGCGGCCCTGGATGAAATGGGATCGAGGTTCCGAGGGGCTGCAACGTTCGGAGAGGCGGCTACATCCGGCTTATACCTCGCCGCGTGGGGCGGCAGCGCCCACCTTGCACTGATCAAACGCGAGTTGGAGTCGAATCCCACCAAGCGCGGTTGGCTCCATCGTTTGGTCGGCACAGAAGAGGCATTTTTGGCGCATCTAGACTCCGGAGGCCGCTATCAGCCGCTGCTTCAACTCATGCCGGATGTCGGTGGTGTACGCGCGCTGACTCATCTCCTCATGCGGTCTAAGGATCCGTTGGTCCGGCGCGCGGGATTGTTCTGGGGCTACTGGTTGGCCGATCGTGCCTACTGGAACGCCGTTCGCGCCCTCGCGAAAACCGAGCGGGACCGCACGACGCTGCGGCTGGTGCAGGAAATCTTGAAACGGGCTAGCGAATAGCAGGCGCGAGTCTGCACAGGCCCGGATCATCCAGATTTCGCGGGCGGAGCGTTTGGCAACCGAATTGAGGACTGCCGGTTTTGATTCGAGCGCGCGGCGGGCTGCACCGAGATTCGTGAGACATGGTATGTTCAAGCG is a window from the Kiritimatiellia bacterium genome containing:
- a CDS encoding alpha/beta fold hydrolase, which codes for MQHRKIDGALVELCAKGCKRPLDGFWARSDRRSPTLAIFVHGMHSNFYRSAFKKAFLRLLPARGIDVLSFNNRGAEHQTADEVFEHCRFDLDSAIAFGRSRGYRRFILIGHSTGCQKALYYVRLRRPLDVQALVFAAPGDDYAIARRELGARFSTAVRVARRMVNQGQGRKILRLQGEPAFLGFTARRFLSIADPSRIEARLFRFEGPMAELGSLQIPALVLLPEREQYACMPVPAMAERLCALLRSPNQHVQIVPGADHSFHGKEMDAARRVARWLAGLGLARPRSRGSRKP